The Vulcanimicrobium alpinum sequence TCCGGGTCGGCAACGCCGGCGGCGTGCAGATCCTCGTCGACGGCCGCCCCACCCCCGCGCTCGGCAAAAATGGCGACGTCGCCGAGCAGCGCTACACCCTCTGATCCCGCTTCCGCACGAGAACCGATGGCATCCGACGCTTCCTTCGACGTGGTCTCCAAAGTCGATCCGCAAGAGCTCGACAACGCCCTCAACCAAGCGCGCAAAGAGATCGCGGGCCGCTTCGATTTCAAGAACTCGATCGCGTCGATCGAAAACGACGACAAGACGATCACGGTGCTCGCCGACGACGAAATGAAGCTGCGCAACGTCGTCGACATCATCCAGTCCAAAGCGGTGAAGCGCGGGATCGATCTCAAGGCGCTCGATGCCTCGGCGAAGCCGGAATCGGCGTCGGGGAGTGCGCTGCGTCAGAAGATCACGATTCGCGCCGGGATTCCGAAAGACAAGTCGAAGGCGATCATCGAAGCAATCAAGGGCTCGAAGCTCAAGGTGCAGGCGCAGTACCAGGACGAGCAGATCCGCGTCTCAGCGAAGTCCAGGGACGATCTGCAAAAGGTTATTCAGCTCTTGAAAGGGTTGGAGTACGAGCTGCCGCTGCAGTTTGTGAACTATCGGTGAGAGCGCCTTGGGGGTGACGGGGGGTGCCGAGAACGCGTTCGAACGCCCATCCGGGGCGTTCGAACGCTCGGTGCTCCGGTCGCTCTCGCCATTCTGGCTTCGCTCCCTTGGCGATGTTCTTCGGCCGATGTTGGATTTGAATGACTGTTGATTTGATGACCAAGACGGTCTCGTTTGTGTCCTTGGGTTGTGCGAAGAATCTCGTGGACAGCGAGGTGATGATCGCGAAGCTGGGGGCGGCGGGGTGGACGCTTGTGCCGGAGACAGAGCAGGCGGAGGCGGTCGTCATCAACACGTGCGCGTTCATCGACCCGGCGAAGGCGGAGTCGACCCAGACGATCTTGGCGCACGCGGAGAAGAAGCGGGACGGACAGCAGCTGATCGTTGCGGGGTGTTTGTCGCAGCGGTTCGGGGATGAACTGCAGTCGCTGATTCCTGAGATCGACGGCGTCGTCGGAACGGGAGCCTATCCGTCGATCGTCGAGTTGCTGGAGGATGCGCGGGCCGGCAAGGGCCCGGTCCGGCTCGATTTCGAGGCGGAGCCGGAGCATGATTTTCTGCCGCGGCTGATCACGACGCCGTCCGCGACGGCGTATCTGAAGATCGCGGAAGGATGCGATCATCCGTGCACGTTCTGCATCATTCCGCAGCTGCGCGGCGGGTTTCGGTCGCGCAGCGAGGAGTCGATTCTGGCGGAGGCGCGTGCGCTCGCTGCGGGCGGGACGAAAGAACTGATTCTGATCGCGCAGGACACGTCGATGTGGGGACGCGATCGCGGGTATCGGCGCGGCGGCCTTGCGGCGCTGCTCGAGAAGCTGCACGCGATCGACGGCATCGTGTGGATTCGGCTGCTGTATCTGTATCCGGCGACCGTCGATGCGGAGCTGATCGATGCGATGGCGTCGCTCCCGAAGGTGTGCTCGTACATGGACATGCCGCTGCAGCACGTCAGCGCCGGCGTGCTGCGGCGGATGCTGCGGCCGTCCAACGGCGAGCGGTATCTCGAGATCGTCGAGGACTTTCGGCGGCGCGTTCCGGGGATCACGATGCGCTCGACTTTCATCGTGGGGTTTCCCGGCGAGAACGACGAGGACGTCGCGGAACTCGAACGCTGGATCGGGCGCGCCGAGCTCGATCGCGTCGGGTTCTTCGTCTATTCGCGTGAAGATGGGACGCCGGGCGCGGAACTCGACCGCCAGGTGCCGGAGCGCGAGAAGCGGCGCCGGCTGCTGCGTCTGCGCGACGCGCAGCGGCGTGCGTCGGAGCGCGC is a genomic window containing:
- a CDS encoding YajQ family cyclic di-GMP-binding protein, which produces MASDASFDVVSKVDPQELDNALNQARKEIAGRFDFKNSIASIENDDKTITVLADDEMKLRNVVDIIQSKAVKRGIDLKALDASAKPESASGSALRQKITIRAGIPKDKSKAIIEAIKGSKLKVQAQYQDEQIRVSAKSRDDLQKVIQLLKGLEYELPLQFVNYR
- the rimO gene encoding 30S ribosomal protein S12 methylthiotransferase RimO, with translation MTKTVSFVSLGCAKNLVDSEVMIAKLGAAGWTLVPETEQAEAVVINTCAFIDPAKAESTQTILAHAEKKRDGQQLIVAGCLSQRFGDELQSLIPEIDGVVGTGAYPSIVELLEDARAGKGPVRLDFEAEPEHDFLPRLITTPSATAYLKIAEGCDHPCTFCIIPQLRGGFRSRSEESILAEARALAAGGTKELILIAQDTSMWGRDRGYRRGGLAALLEKLHAIDGIVWIRLLYLYPATVDAELIDAMASLPKVCSYMDMPLQHVSAGVLRRMLRPSNGERYLEIVEDFRRRVPGITMRSTFIVGFPGENDEDVAELERWIGRAELDRVGFFVYSREDGTPGAELDRQVPEREKRRRLLRLRDAQRRASERARAKRIGETVQVLVEEKRTLRKTDPLAAALRSRHVIAGRSSGEAPGVDGIIAFTGDAEIGEFVDVTLRGNTSFDFYGDLVPALVPA